In the genome of Thermotoga sp., one region contains:
- a CDS encoding SufS family cysteine desulfurase produces the protein MLSTRLYEDFPTLKLKINGKRLVYLDSAASSLKPKRVVEKLKDFYYTSYSNVHRAVHTLASQATVELEESREKFANFLGVSPEEIVFTSGTTMSINLVVVSLLRSGFLKEDDLVLVSLLEHHANFVPWLRLSKFHGYKVDYIKPSGRFGTLELDDLLKFRKARPKVVAITGLSNVTGQRLPVEELRNVFPDSIIVLDGAQLVPHERVKPEEIGVDFLVFSLHKMLGPTGVGVLYGRREFLEQMEPFLYGGEMIDRVTLENVTFNELPYKFEAGTPNIAGIVASKEALIYLEEMGFEEIRRRTRKLTELAVDGLKQIDGVEIYGPLDERQQGIVSFNVKGIHPHDVAHILDQEFGVAVRSGHHCAQPLIELLKKQSTLVEFPNSTCRASFYIYNTEDDVETFVEGVKKIKEWFTR, from the coding sequence ATGTTATCAACCAGATTGTATGAGGACTTTCCCACTTTGAAACTAAAGATAAACGGAAAAAGGCTCGTCTACCTAGACAGTGCGGCCTCTTCTTTGAAACCAAAGCGAGTCGTTGAAAAGCTGAAAGACTTCTATTACACCAGCTATTCCAACGTTCACAGAGCGGTTCACACTCTGGCTTCACAGGCAACGGTTGAACTGGAAGAGTCCAGGGAAAAGTTCGCTAATTTCCTCGGTGTGTCTCCGGAAGAGATCGTGTTTACCTCGGGCACGACCATGTCCATAAACCTCGTTGTTGTTTCTCTTTTGAGAAGTGGCTTTTTGAAAGAAGATGATCTCGTTCTCGTTTCTCTCCTGGAGCACCATGCAAATTTCGTTCCGTGGTTGAGGCTTTCGAAGTTTCATGGTTACAAAGTGGATTACATAAAACCTTCCGGAAGATTTGGCACGCTCGAACTGGACGATCTGCTGAAATTCAGGAAAGCAAGACCGAAGGTTGTCGCCATAACTGGTCTTTCGAACGTGACTGGTCAGAGACTACCTGTAGAGGAACTGAGAAATGTGTTCCCAGACTCGATCATTGTTCTAGACGGAGCCCAGCTTGTGCCCCACGAGCGTGTAAAGCCAGAAGAAATCGGTGTGGATTTTCTCGTCTTTTCACTTCACAAGATGTTGGGTCCAACTGGAGTTGGTGTTCTTTACGGAAGGCGGGAATTTCTTGAACAGATGGAACCCTTCTTATACGGAGGGGAGATGATAGACAGGGTCACCCTAGAAAACGTGACCTTCAACGAACTCCCGTACAAATTCGAGGCGGGAACGCCAAACATAGCAGGTATCGTTGCTTCGAAGGAGGCTCTGATTTATCTGGAAGAGATGGGGTTCGAAGAGATCAGAAGAAGAACACGGAAATTAACGGAGCTTGCCGTGGATGGCTTGAAACAAATAGACGGAGTCGAGATCTACGGTCCCCTCGATGAAAGACAACAAGGAATAGTTTCTTTCAACGTGAAGGGGATACACCCACACGATGTGGCGCATATCCTTGATCAGGAGTTCGGTGTGGCGGTGAGAAGCGGTCATCACTGCGCCCAGCCTTTGATAGAGCTCCTGAAAAAACAGTCTACCCTGGTGGAATTCCCCAACTCTACCTGCAGGGCGAGTTTCTACATCTACAACACCGAAGACGATGTTGAAACTTTCGTGGAAGGAGTGAAAAAGATAAAGGAGTGGTTCACGAGATGA
- the sufU gene encoding Fe-S cluster assembly sulfur transfer protein SufU — MMYSEAILDYANSKRFRGRLEDATAVEEGKNISCGDEIILYLKVEDGVVKDTRFEGIGCVISQASASLMIERIIGEKLKNVISIIEEAEKMAKGGSFDEKKLGNITIMSDVKNYPARVKCFLLSWRTLDQVIRKLSQS; from the coding sequence ATGATGTACTCAGAAGCCATTCTGGACTACGCCAATTCAAAGAGGTTCAGGGGAAGGCTAGAAGATGCCACCGCTGTGGAAGAGGGAAAAAACATCTCCTGCGGTGATGAGATAATTCTCTATCTGAAAGTAGAAGACGGTGTTGTAAAAGACACCAGGTTCGAAGGTATAGGTTGTGTGATAAGCCAGGCTTCTGCTTCTCTGATGATAGAGAGGATCATTGGAGAAAAGTTGAAAAACGTGATTTCTATCATAGAAGAAGCAGAGAAGATGGCAAAGGGAGGCTCTTTCGATGAGAAAAAACTTGGCAACATCACCATCATGTCGGATGTGAAAAACTATCCGGCAAGAGTGAAGTGTTTTCTCCTTTCGTGGAGAACTCTCGATCAGGTGATCAGAAAGCTTTCACAGTCTTGA
- a CDS encoding histidine phosphatase family protein, giving the protein MRLYLIRHGETLWNEKGLWQGITDVPLNEKGKEQARRVAERLKRVDAVYSSPLLRSFETAKEIAEKFGKEVRIEHDLRECEISLWNGLTVEEALRRYPYEYKKWSVDPNFETKGLESMRSVQKRMVNVVVKIVAQERLNNSSDVVIVSHSLSLRSYICWVLGLPLNLHRNFKLDNASLSIVEIESKPRLVLLNDTCHLENT; this is encoded by the coding sequence ATGAGACTTTATTTGATAAGACACGGTGAAACCTTGTGGAACGAGAAAGGTCTCTGGCAGGGTATTACAGATGTCCCTCTGAATGAAAAAGGAAAAGAACAAGCAAGAAGAGTTGCGGAGAGACTGAAAAGAGTGGACGCTGTTTATTCCAGTCCTCTCTTGCGGAGTTTTGAAACAGCAAAAGAGATTGCAGAAAAATTTGGAAAAGAAGTTAGGATTGAACACGACTTGAGAGAGTGTGAAATTTCACTGTGGAATGGACTCACTGTTGAAGAAGCGCTGAGAAGGTATCCTTACGAATACAAAAAATGGTCAGTGGATCCAAATTTTGAAACAAAAGGACTTGAATCAATGAGAAGTGTACAAAAGAGGATGGTGAACGTTGTAGTGAAAATAGTAGCTCAGGAAAGACTCAACAATTCGAGCGATGTTGTTATTGTTTCTCATTCTCTCTCACTTAGATCTTATATTTGCTGGGTATTAGGACTTCCTCTTAATTTACATCGAAACTTCAAGCTTGATAATGCTTCTTTGAGCATAGTTGAAATCGAAAGCAAACCAAGACTTGTTCTTCTGAACGATACGTGTCACTTAGAAAACACTTGA
- a CDS encoding extracellular solute-binding protein, with translation MKKVLFFLIVLTTFTVFGKPTLYIYNWADYIPEDVIRAFEEKYNCRVVYDTYASNEEMYAKFKAGGGKGYDLIFPSGDYVSIMSKEGMLQKLDLSRIPNFKYLDKDILAKTTYDPNHEYSVPYMMGSTVVIVNRKYVKKYEKSWSIFEREDLKGRMTLLDDMREVLGAALKYLGYSVNTKNPKELEEAKQIVLKWKKNIAKFDATSYADGIVSGEYWVVHGYAEDVYQRIPEGEEENFDFFIPKEGGTLWIDNMVIPKGARNVDLAYEFINFLLEPKNAAKIADYLGLPSPNVEARKYMKTKPIYTIENLKNCEFIEDVGKTLELYNKVWLEIIM, from the coding sequence ATGAAAAAGGTTCTCTTTTTCCTCATCGTTTTAACAACTTTCACCGTTTTCGGCAAGCCCACTCTCTACATTTACAACTGGGCCGACTACATTCCAGAGGACGTCATCAGAGCTTTCGAAGAAAAGTACAATTGCCGCGTAGTTTACGACACGTACGCGTCCAATGAAGAGATGTACGCAAAGTTCAAAGCAGGCGGTGGAAAAGGGTACGATCTGATATTCCCCTCGGGTGATTACGTGTCGATCATGTCCAAGGAGGGCATGCTTCAAAAACTGGATCTTTCGAGGATTCCGAACTTCAAGTACCTCGACAAGGATATCCTCGCGAAGACCACGTACGATCCGAACCACGAATACAGTGTGCCCTACATGATGGGTTCAACGGTTGTCATTGTGAACAGGAAGTACGTCAAGAAATACGAAAAGTCCTGGTCAATCTTCGAGAGAGAAGATCTTAAAGGGAGAATGACCCTCCTCGATGATATGAGGGAAGTTCTCGGTGCCGCGCTGAAATACCTTGGCTACTCGGTCAACACGAAAAATCCAAAGGAGCTCGAAGAGGCAAAACAAATCGTTCTCAAATGGAAAAAGAACATAGCAAAATTTGACGCCACTTCTTACGCCGATGGAATAGTCTCTGGAGAGTACTGGGTGGTACACGGATACGCAGAGGATGTGTACCAAAGGATACCAGAGGGAGAGGAAGAAAACTTTGACTTCTTCATCCCCAAAGAAGGAGGAACCCTATGGATAGACAACATGGTGATACCAAAAGGAGCGAGGAACGTTGACCTCGCGTACGAATTCATCAACTTCCTGCTCGAACCGAAAAATGCCGCGAAGATAGCGGACTACCTGGGACTTCCTTCTCCAAATGTTGAGGCAAGAAAGTACATGAAGACAAAGCCCATCTACACCATAGAGAACCTCAAGAACTGTGAATTCATAGAAGACGTTGGAAAAACCCTGGAGCTCTACAACAAAGTCTGGCTCGAAATCATAATGTGA
- a CDS encoding ABC transporter ATP-binding protein — MIGGEVLIRNVDKFFGDFHVLKNISLEIKKGEFFSVLGPSGCGKTTLLRVIAGFEDVENGDVLLDGKSILNLPANRRPVNIIFQNYALFPHLNVFENIAFPLRLKKLSEAEIKERVNSLLSLIRMEDHAKKMPSQLSGGQKQRVAIARALANEPRVLLLDEPLSALDAKLRQELLVELDNLHDKVGITFIYVTHDQTEAISVSDRVALMNEGEIVQVGTPYEVYESPANVFVATFIGETNLMKVEVVDVEDEYYIVESPGLGEFRCYKDKEAKKGDRMIITLRPEKIRISKKRFESNGALNVFHGVVEEEIYMGHQTKYFIRLDEGYMLKVYKQHAKYILDEPIIKWEDEVFAAWDPDDSFIVEVLK, encoded by the coding sequence TTGATAGGTGGAGAGGTCTTAATAAGAAACGTTGACAAGTTCTTTGGAGACTTCCATGTCTTGAAAAACATCTCTCTAGAGATAAAGAAAGGAGAGTTTTTCTCCGTGCTCGGGCCTTCCGGTTGTGGGAAGACCACACTCCTTCGTGTGATAGCAGGTTTTGAAGATGTAGAGAATGGTGATGTTTTGCTGGATGGAAAGTCCATTCTAAACCTTCCTGCGAACAGAAGGCCAGTGAACATTATCTTCCAGAACTACGCTCTCTTTCCGCATCTCAATGTTTTCGAAAATATAGCCTTCCCACTGAGATTGAAAAAGTTATCTGAAGCGGAAATAAAGGAAAGGGTGAACAGTCTGCTCTCTTTGATAAGAATGGAAGATCACGCGAAGAAGATGCCCTCTCAACTTTCCGGTGGTCAGAAACAAAGGGTGGCTATAGCGAGGGCCCTCGCGAACGAACCGAGGGTCCTCCTTCTGGACGAACCTCTGAGTGCGCTCGATGCGAAGCTGAGACAGGAACTCCTTGTGGAACTGGACAACCTGCACGACAAAGTTGGCATCACGTTCATTTATGTAACCCACGATCAAACAGAGGCGATCAGCGTCTCGGACAGGGTCGCCCTCATGAACGAAGGCGAGATCGTTCAGGTTGGAACACCTTACGAGGTTTACGAGAGTCCTGCCAACGTTTTCGTCGCTACTTTCATAGGAGAGACGAACCTCATGAAAGTCGAGGTTGTGGACGTAGAAGACGAATACTATATTGTGGAAAGTCCCGGCCTTGGAGAATTCAGGTGTTACAAGGACAAAGAAGCCAAAAAGGGAGACAGGATGATCATCACACTCAGGCCGGAAAAAATCAGGATTTCAAAGAAAAGGTTTGAATCCAACGGTGCTCTCAACGTCTTTCACGGAGTTGTGGAAGAAGAGATCTACATGGGGCACCAGACAAAGTATTTTATTCGACTCGATGAGGGTTATATGCTCAAAGTGTACAAACAGCATGCAAAGTACATACTAGACGAGCCGATCATAAAATGGGAAGACGAGGTCTTCGCTGCATGGGATCCCGATGACAGCTTCATCGTAGAGGTGCTGAAATGA
- a CDS encoding ABC transporter permease produces the protein MRYVYLLWLILLFVLPISIIFIYSFLEPQIYGGVQWSFTLDAYKYLPRYLNLIWRSIWISGVATLVTLAVALPVSFYIAKSRLKNFLLLLTIVPFWTNSLIRIYAWKIVLGNNGIINQFLNLLGLGPVQFLYNPFAVILVIVYTYLPFAILPLYTAMEKIDNSILEASLDLGASKIHTFTKVLLPNVRMGFLTAFVFVFVPALGSYAIPDLVGGVSSKMIGNEIARQLMTIRNWPVASAMSNLLTLIALLSIIIVMKRREKS, from the coding sequence ATGAGGTACGTTTACCTTCTCTGGCTAATTCTTCTGTTCGTTCTACCAATCTCCATCATCTTCATCTACAGTTTTCTGGAACCCCAGATCTACGGTGGTGTCCAGTGGAGCTTCACACTGGATGCCTATAAGTACCTTCCAAGGTACCTGAACCTCATATGGAGATCGATCTGGATCTCGGGAGTTGCCACCCTTGTCACTCTCGCGGTAGCGCTTCCCGTTTCTTTCTACATAGCAAAAAGCCGACTGAAGAATTTCCTTCTTTTGCTCACAATCGTTCCCTTCTGGACCAACTCTCTTATAAGGATCTACGCCTGGAAGATCGTCCTTGGAAACAACGGAATAATAAATCAGTTTCTCAATCTTCTCGGTCTTGGACCCGTGCAATTCCTCTACAATCCCTTCGCCGTCATTCTCGTGATAGTTTACACCTACCTGCCGTTTGCCATACTGCCACTCTATACCGCCATGGAGAAGATAGACAACAGCATTCTGGAAGCTTCTCTGGATCTTGGAGCCAGTAAGATCCACACCTTCACAAAAGTTCTGCTTCCAAACGTTCGCATGGGGTTTCTCACAGCTTTTGTCTTCGTTTTCGTACCTGCTCTTGGTTCCTACGCGATTCCCGATCTCGTTGGAGGCGTCTCCTCCAAAATGATAGGGAATGAGATTGCCAGGCAGCTCATGACTATCAGAAACTGGCCGGTTGCATCTGCCATGTCGAACTTGCTCACACTGATCGCTCTTTTGAGCATCATCATCGTGATGAAAAGGAGAGAGAAGAGTTGA
- a CDS encoding ABC transporter permease, translating to MSPGRFIKMVAILTMVFFYLPLFIVILMSFNAAKSLVWAGFTLKWYVELFTREYSVWNSFKNSLIVATVSSVIATAIGTVTAIELHWRKTRVENTIWFLTYLPFVVPDVIIGISLLLLFSMLRVRLGLFTIILAHITFSIPYTMMIVYSRLQDFDKNIIEAAYDLGSTDFQVFYKVIIPNLVPGIVAAFLLVFTLSIDDFVITFFVAGPGSTTLPIQIYSMIRFGISPTVNAISTFMIAGTILLGFILRKFVRYIF from the coding sequence TTGAGTCCAGGCCGATTCATCAAGATGGTGGCTATCCTGACAATGGTATTTTTCTACTTGCCACTCTTCATAGTAATTCTCATGTCGTTCAACGCGGCCAAATCACTCGTGTGGGCAGGCTTTACCCTGAAGTGGTACGTGGAGCTCTTCACTAGGGAGTACTCCGTGTGGAATTCTTTCAAAAATTCGTTGATAGTGGCAACTGTGTCGAGTGTGATAGCAACGGCCATAGGAACTGTAACGGCAATTGAGCTCCATTGGAGAAAAACACGCGTCGAAAACACCATCTGGTTTCTCACTTACTTACCTTTCGTGGTACCTGACGTGATCATAGGAATATCCCTTCTTCTACTCTTCTCGATGCTCAGGGTGCGACTTGGACTCTTCACCATCATTCTTGCACACATTACCTTTTCCATCCCATACACGATGATGATCGTGTACTCAAGGCTCCAGGACTTCGACAAAAACATAATAGAGGCAGCATATGACCTGGGAAGCACAGACTTTCAAGTTTTCTACAAGGTCATAATACCGAATCTCGTTCCAGGGATAGTGGCAGCATTCCTTCTGGTCTTTACATTGTCTATAGACGATTTCGTCATCACTTTCTTCGTCGCGGGACCGGGCTCAACAACTCTCCCCATACAGATATACTCCATGATAAGATTCGGTATCTCCCCCACGGTGAACGCCATCTCTACCTTCATGATTGCTGGCACGATCCTTCTTGGGTTCATCCTCAGAAAATTCGTGAGGTACATATTCTGA
- the serS gene encoding serine--tRNA ligase yields the protein MIDIKLIRQDSNFVKEALRKRGEDTSIIDEILKIDSEWRSVTTKLNELRAKRNDISKSVAKLKREGKSSEADVLIEEGKKIGEEIKSLEEEEKELQSKLRDLLLRVPNIPHESVPVGSDESQNVEVRRWGEPKKFDFVPLAHWDLGPAWRLMDFDRASKLSGSRFTVMYGKLAKLERALVNFMLDIHTKEHGYMEVWVPHLVKRETITITGQLPKFEEELYLTERDDLFLIPTAEVPLIALHSGEILEEKDLPKKYVAYTPCYRREAGSYGKDVRGMIRQHQFDKVELVWITTPERSFDDLERLVKDAETILQRLNLPYRVVSLCTGDLGFTSAKTYDIEVWLPSYNAYKEISSCSNVTDFQARRGNMRYRRRSDGKLTFVHTLNGSGIAVGRTLVAILENYQQPDGSVKVPEVLVPYTGFEVIP from the coding sequence ATGATAGACATAAAGCTCATCAGGCAAGATTCCAATTTCGTGAAAGAGGCGCTGAGAAAACGTGGAGAGGACACCAGCATCATCGATGAAATACTGAAGATCGACAGTGAGTGGCGTTCTGTGACGACAAAGCTCAACGAGTTACGGGCAAAGAGAAACGACATTTCCAAGAGCGTGGCAAAATTGAAAAGAGAGGGAAAGTCCTCCGAGGCGGATGTTCTAATCGAGGAAGGAAAAAAGATTGGCGAGGAAATAAAATCACTCGAAGAGGAAGAAAAAGAGCTCCAGTCGAAATTGAGAGATCTTCTCCTCAGAGTGCCGAATATTCCTCACGAGTCCGTTCCCGTTGGTTCTGATGAGTCCCAAAACGTTGAGGTGAGAAGGTGGGGTGAACCGAAAAAATTCGATTTCGTTCCTCTCGCACACTGGGACCTCGGACCTGCCTGGAGACTCATGGACTTCGATAGAGCTTCCAAGCTTAGTGGCTCTAGATTCACCGTGATGTACGGAAAACTTGCAAAACTTGAAAGAGCGCTCGTAAATTTTATGCTCGATATTCACACGAAGGAGCATGGATACATGGAAGTGTGGGTTCCTCATCTTGTGAAAAGAGAAACGATTACGATCACAGGTCAGCTACCGAAGTTTGAGGAAGAACTGTATCTGACAGAAAGGGACGATTTGTTCCTCATACCAACAGCGGAAGTACCCCTGATTGCCCTTCACAGTGGTGAGATTCTCGAAGAAAAAGATCTTCCAAAGAAATACGTTGCTTACACCCCGTGCTACAGGAGGGAAGCCGGTAGTTACGGAAAAGACGTTCGAGGAATGATCAGACAGCACCAGTTCGACAAGGTGGAGCTTGTCTGGATAACCACTCCAGAAAGGTCTTTTGACGATCTAGAACGACTGGTGAAAGACGCTGAGACAATCCTTCAGAGGTTGAATCTTCCATACCGCGTTGTCTCACTCTGCACTGGAGACCTTGGATTCACCTCCGCAAAAACGTACGACATCGAAGTGTGGCTCCCATCTTACAACGCGTACAAAGAGATTTCTTCTTGCAGCAACGTGACGGATTTTCAGGCAAGAAGGGGGAACATGAGATACAGGAGAAGGTCGGATGGAAAGCTCACGTTCGTTCACACCCTGAACGGCTCGGGCATCGCTGTGGGAAGAACACTGGTTGCGATTCTAGAAAACTACCAGCAACCAGATGGAAGTGTGAAGGTTCCAGAAGTGCTCGTTCCATACACCGGCTTTGAGGTGATACCATAG
- a CDS encoding 16S rRNA (uracil(1498)-N(3))-methyltransferase, producing the protein MPHLFYGTPQNGEVIFDEREAHHMRVVRLKEGQTIEATDGEGFSYTCVLIRLKKNEAIARILKTEKKEEESSEKLRVIVPVGRWERTRLLIEKCVELGVDEMLFHRFERSQHTINLEKAGVVVREAAKQCRRYLFPKVKMMEELNFNEKTIALDPDAPVSLLETDVSGSITIVVGPEGGFSDREKELLRSKTIMVNLGKKILRFETAAILTVGYIALRKQKI; encoded by the coding sequence ATGCCTCACCTGTTCTATGGAACACCCCAGAACGGTGAGGTCATTTTCGATGAAAGAGAAGCACACCACATGAGAGTGGTGAGATTGAAAGAAGGGCAAACAATAGAAGCAACCGACGGTGAAGGTTTCTCCTACACCTGCGTTCTGATCAGACTAAAAAAAAATGAGGCAATTGCCAGGATCCTGAAAACAGAGAAAAAAGAAGAGGAATCCTCTGAGAAACTGAGGGTGATAGTTCCAGTCGGTCGATGGGAGAGGACACGCCTTCTGATAGAAAAGTGCGTGGAACTTGGAGTGGACGAAATGTTATTCCACAGATTCGAGAGATCCCAGCACACCATCAACCTTGAAAAAGCCGGTGTTGTGGTCAGAGAGGCAGCGAAACAGTGCAGAAGGTACCTCTTTCCGAAAGTAAAGATGATGGAAGAACTTAACTTCAACGAGAAGACGATCGCCCTCGATCCCGATGCTCCTGTCAGCCTGCTCGAGACAGACGTATCGGGAAGCATAACAATCGTTGTGGGGCCAGAAGGAGGATTTTCTGACAGGGAGAAAGAGCTTTTGAGGAGCAAAACGATCATGGTGAACCTTGGAAAGAAAATCCTGAGGTTCGAAACGGCAGCCATTTTAACGGTAGGATACATCGCTCTGAGAAAACAAAAAATCTGA
- a CDS encoding NUDIX domain-containing protein translates to MKDEKILVVRTEDVYEEFGKFEGFLKTSLEELLDFLKRCGFFRDRLEAEYDESTKQIIPYVVILDGRKVLLTKRTTKQSEKRLHNLYSLGIGGHAREEDGNTPQEAFLKGLEREMNEEAEVELKELEFLGLINSSSTEVSKVHLGALFVGKGKFVSMKEKELFEWHLVEFDELGKYLGVMEGWSKIAANVLLNLFRPRN, encoded by the coding sequence ATGAAAGATGAAAAGATCCTGGTTGTGAGAACAGAGGACGTATACGAAGAGTTCGGAAAGTTTGAAGGATTTCTGAAAACGAGCTTAGAAGAGTTGCTGGATTTTCTGAAACGTTGTGGCTTTTTTCGAGACAGATTGGAGGCAGAGTACGACGAATCGACGAAACAGATCATTCCATACGTTGTGATACTGGATGGTAGGAAAGTTCTTCTCACCAAAAGGACAACGAAACAATCGGAGAAAAGATTGCACAATCTGTATTCTCTTGGAATAGGAGGACACGCCCGAGAAGAGGACGGAAACACACCGCAGGAAGCTTTCTTGAAAGGGCTGGAACGGGAGATGAACGAGGAAGCAGAAGTTGAGTTGAAAGAGCTGGAATTTCTTGGTTTGATCAACTCATCTTCCACTGAAGTGAGCAAGGTGCATCTTGGAGCTCTCTTTGTTGGAAAAGGAAAGTTCGTGTCGATGAAGGAAAAAGAGTTGTTCGAATGGCATCTTGTCGAGTTCGATGAGCTGGGAAAATACTTGGGAGTGATGGAAGGGTGGTCGAAGATCGCAGCGAATGTTCTGCTGAACTTGTTTCGCCCGCGAAATTGA
- the ispE gene encoding 4-(cytidine 5'-diphospho)-2-C-methyl-D-erythritol kinase, which translates to MVEDRSECSAELVSPAKLNLYLDVLEKRADGYHSVLGLFQTISLYDTISVEVCREGFFLESNVDLPKNNTIKKTYEVFKEETGLEFGLKVKLEKRIPMGSGLGGGSSNAATILRYLGKLFDVPFEKLLEMAIRVGSDVPFFLYGGTAVVKGKGELVEKLKDITGYSVNLFVPNIHSSTREMYSFLTPDTYGKGPDNLKELHRAYLKRDYDKIRKLSYNVFEKIFLERYPGVLRDLEGFGEGSILRMMTGSGSTFFALYPSSTGKYSFVGGV; encoded by the coding sequence GTGGTCGAAGATCGCAGCGAATGTTCTGCTGAACTTGTTTCGCCCGCGAAATTGAATCTCTATCTCGACGTTCTTGAAAAGAGAGCGGACGGATACCACAGCGTACTTGGTCTTTTTCAAACGATCTCCTTGTACGACACAATCTCGGTGGAAGTCTGCAGGGAAGGTTTTTTTCTGGAAAGCAACGTTGATCTGCCGAAGAACAACACGATCAAGAAGACTTACGAGGTCTTCAAAGAGGAAACGGGATTGGAGTTCGGCCTCAAAGTCAAACTAGAAAAGAGAATACCCATGGGATCTGGCCTTGGAGGAGGTAGCTCGAACGCCGCCACCATTTTGAGATACCTTGGAAAGCTGTTCGATGTGCCTTTTGAAAAACTTCTCGAGATGGCGATCAGAGTGGGAAGCGATGTGCCTTTCTTTCTGTACGGAGGAACGGCCGTGGTGAAAGGAAAAGGAGAACTCGTGGAAAAGCTGAAGGATATAACGGGATACTCTGTGAATCTTTTCGTTCCAAACATACACTCCTCGACCCGGGAAATGTACAGCTTTCTTACACCAGACACGTATGGGAAAGGACCAGATAACCTGAAAGAACTTCACAGAGCCTATCTGAAGAGAGACTACGATAAGATAAGGAAGCTCTCTTACAACGTATTTGAGAAAATATTCCTTGAGAGATATCCGGGTGTTTTGCGCGATTTGGAAGGATTCGGTGAAGGTTCCATCCTGAGAATGATGACCGGAAGTGGCAGCACTTTCTTCGCACTCTATCCATCGAGCACAGGGAAATATTCGTTCGTAGGAGGTGTTTGA
- a CDS encoding adenine phosphoribosyltransferase, with the protein MDLKQFIRDIPNFPQKGIIFRDITPLLKDSEAFSEAINRMCELVADREFDLIVAPEARGFILGAAMAYKLGKGFVPVRKPGKLPYKTVYAEYQLEYGIEQLHIHEDAIEKGQKVLIVDDVLATGGTAEALIRLVKKLGGEISALAFLVELSYLEPRKRLEGYDLKTLIVY; encoded by the coding sequence TTGGATTTGAAGCAGTTCATTAGAGACATTCCCAATTTCCCACAGAAAGGTATCATCTTCAGAGACATCACACCGCTCCTCAAAGACAGCGAAGCTTTCAGCGAGGCCATCAACAGAATGTGTGAACTCGTGGCTGACAGGGAGTTCGACTTGATAGTCGCTCCCGAGGCAAGAGGATTCATCCTTGGAGCTGCCATGGCCTACAAACTGGGAAAGGGCTTTGTTCCTGTAAGAAAACCCGGAAAACTTCCGTACAAAACTGTGTACGCGGAGTACCAGCTGGAGTACGGCATCGAGCAACTTCATATCCATGAAGACGCCATAGAAAAGGGCCAAAAAGTCCTCATAGTGGACGATGTGCTCGCAACAGGCGGAACAGCAGAAGCGCTCATAAGGCTCGTTAAAAAACTCGGTGGAGAGATTTCTGCCCTTGCTTTCCTTGTAGAGCTTTCTTATCTGGAACCAAGAAAGAGGCTTGAGGGCTACGATCTCAAAACGCTGATAGTTTACTGA